One genomic segment of Amycolatopsis sp. Hca4 includes these proteins:
- a CDS encoding ABC transporter permease: MADLNSLLASETAAAEGTLPPEALPEPRSQGKLVLRKFLHHKLAMASTAVLLLIVLISILMPIFWKHSYQDSSFPSFAKPSGEFPLGTTQVGKDMVAQVLRGTQYSLLIALTVSILATVIGVVFGAVAGYLRGFSDSAISRVTDLFLIIPQIAAAAILAKVFGGGSWYIVALVLAAFGWMQIARITRAEAMSLSQREFVDAARASGAGTFRIIFKHLVPNMVGSITVNATLAVAQAVLAEAALSFIGLGVQLPDTSLGRVILENYAQLQTRPALFFGPFVVLVLISLTINFIGDGLRDAFDPRQRRMKA; encoded by the coding sequence TTGGCTGACTTGAACTCTCTTCTCGCGAGCGAAACCGCTGCCGCCGAAGGCACGCTTCCCCCGGAGGCGCTGCCCGAGCCGCGGAGCCAGGGCAAGCTGGTGCTGCGGAAGTTCCTGCACCACAAGCTGGCGATGGCCTCCACGGCCGTGCTGCTCCTGATCGTGCTGATCAGCATCCTGATGCCGATCTTCTGGAAGCACAGCTACCAGGACAGCTCGTTCCCGTCGTTCGCCAAGCCCAGCGGCGAGTTCCCGCTCGGGACCACGCAGGTCGGCAAGGACATGGTCGCGCAGGTGCTGCGCGGCACGCAGTACTCGCTCCTCATCGCCCTCACGGTGTCGATCCTGGCCACCGTGATCGGTGTCGTGTTCGGCGCGGTCGCCGGCTACCTGCGCGGGTTCTCCGACTCGGCGATCTCCCGGGTGACGGACCTGTTCCTGATCATCCCGCAGATCGCCGCGGCGGCCATCCTCGCCAAGGTGTTCGGCGGCGGTTCGTGGTACATCGTCGCGCTGGTGCTGGCGGCGTTCGGCTGGATGCAGATCGCCCGGATCACCCGCGCCGAGGCGATGTCGCTGTCCCAGCGCGAGTTCGTCGACGCCGCCCGTGCCTCGGGTGCGGGAACGTTCCGGATCATCTTCAAGCATCTGGTGCCGAACATGGTCGGCAGCATCACGGTCAACGCGACCCTCGCGGTCGCGCAGGCCGTGCTGGCGGAAGCCGCGCTGTCGTTCATCGGACTGGGCGTCCAGTTGCCGGACACCTCGCTCGGCCGCGTCATCCTGGAGAACTACGCCCAGCTGCAGACCCGGCCGGCGCTGTTCTTCGGTCCGTTCGTCGTGCTCGTGCTGATTTCACTGACGATCAACTTCATCGGTGACGGTCTTCGCGACGCCTTCGACCCGCGCCAGCGGAGAATGAAGGCCTGA
- a CDS encoding ABC transporter family substrate-binding protein yields MRRSKAVSALSLVAGASLLLSACSGGDSGSGNTDKNGSSTDVKAMAVGKAETGDLFKLADTPGYDGTVTIGIDDGYSGYNNQTPDTNSSYNNYVLAAVLSGTLKLDGNNKILLNNDIFESWDVTQKEPQQVTYKIKPNIKWSDGQAYDCKDLYLAWLSQSGLAKGPDGKNPFNSASTTGYSLINKATCKDPLTFVTDYSEPYLDYKGLFNAPSILPAHVLESKTGIADITKLAPTGDPAQIKAAGDFWSNEWKGFKADIMPASGPYKITAFDANQKAVTLEKNPMWAGGKGGPSKIIVRAMEDTKAMATALQNGEIDVAASTQPDATAAQTMKGLAAQGVTYGSASQLTYEHLDLNFKRMFADKDLRKAFLESVNRKEITDKLLKEVQADAEPLNSVVFFQGEPGYTDLYSSKAGLGAEAAAKTLTDAGWTKGADGIFAKNGVRASFKITHNQNARRSQTVEIIISQAKAAGIEVKDETDANFLKGGRVSTGDYDVALFGWSAQPFKAESKSIYVCPDKGGEQNYQALCDPKIDDAYNAAVKATDEQVKLQKYQEADKAIADDYATLPLFQTPSMWAFKGIDRVYMQSYDGVLWNVGEWEQKK; encoded by the coding sequence ATGAGGAGATCCAAAGCAGTCTCCGCTTTGTCGCTCGTCGCCGGCGCTTCGCTGTTGCTGAGCGCCTGCAGCGGTGGTGATTCGGGTTCGGGCAACACCGACAAGAACGGATCGTCGACCGACGTCAAGGCGATGGCTGTCGGCAAGGCCGAGACCGGCGACCTGTTCAAGCTCGCGGACACCCCGGGGTACGACGGCACGGTCACGATCGGTATCGACGACGGGTACTCGGGGTACAACAACCAGACCCCGGACACCAACAGCTCGTACAACAACTACGTGCTGGCCGCGGTGCTCTCCGGCACGTTGAAGCTCGACGGCAACAACAAGATCCTGCTGAACAACGACATCTTCGAGTCGTGGGACGTCACGCAGAAGGAGCCGCAGCAGGTCACGTACAAGATCAAGCCGAACATCAAGTGGTCGGACGGTCAGGCCTACGACTGCAAGGACCTGTACCTGGCGTGGCTGTCGCAGAGCGGCCTGGCCAAGGGCCCGGACGGCAAGAACCCGTTCAACTCGGCCTCGACCACCGGGTACTCGCTGATCAACAAGGCGACCTGCAAGGACCCGCTGACCTTCGTCACCGACTACAGCGAGCCCTACCTGGACTACAAGGGCCTGTTCAACGCGCCGTCGATCCTGCCCGCGCACGTCCTCGAGTCCAAGACCGGCATCGCCGACATCACCAAGCTGGCCCCGACCGGCGACCCGGCCCAGATCAAGGCCGCCGGTGACTTCTGGTCGAACGAGTGGAAGGGCTTCAAGGCGGACATCATGCCCGCTTCCGGCCCGTACAAGATCACCGCGTTCGACGCCAACCAGAAGGCCGTCACCCTCGAGAAGAACCCCATGTGGGCCGGCGGCAAGGGTGGCCCGTCGAAGATCATCGTCCGCGCCATGGAAGACACCAAGGCGATGGCGACCGCGCTGCAGAACGGTGAGATCGACGTTGCCGCGTCGACCCAGCCGGACGCCACCGCGGCCCAGACGATGAAGGGCCTCGCGGCGCAGGGCGTGACCTACGGTTCGGCCTCGCAGCTGACCTACGAGCACCTCGACCTGAACTTCAAGCGCATGTTCGCCGACAAGGACCTCCGCAAGGCGTTCCTCGAGTCGGTCAACCGCAAGGAGATCACGGACAAGCTGCTCAAGGAGGTCCAGGCGGACGCGGAGCCGCTGAACAGCGTGGTGTTCTTCCAGGGTGAGCCCGGTTACACCGACCTGTACAGCAGCAAGGCCGGCCTGGGTGCCGAAGCCGCGGCCAAGACGCTGACCGACGCCGGCTGGACCAAGGGCGCCGACGGCATCTTCGCCAAGAACGGCGTGCGTGCCTCGTTCAAGATCACGCACAACCAGAACGCCCGCCGCAGCCAGACCGTCGAGATCATCATCTCGCAGGCCAAGGCGGCCGGCATCGAGGTCAAGGACGAGACCGACGCCAACTTCCTCAAGGGTGGCCGCGTCTCGACCGGTGACTACGACGTGGCGCTGTTCGGCTGGTCGGCCCAGCCGTTCAAGGCGGAGTCGAAGTCGATCTACGTCTGCCCGGACAAGGGTGGTGAGCAGAACTACCAGGCTCTGTGCGACCCGAAGATCGACGACGCCTACAACGCTGCGGTGAAGGCGACCGACGAGCAGGTCAAGCTGCAGAAGTACCAGGAGGCCGACAAGGCCATCGCCGACGACTACGCGACCCTGCCGCTGTTCCAGACGCCGAGCATGTGGGCGTTCAAGGGCATCGACCGCGTCTACATGCAGTCGTACGACGGTGTTCTGTGGAACGTCGGCGAGTGGGAGCAGAAGAAGTAG
- a CDS encoding ABC transporter permease — protein MNLVLYVFRRLAISVPVLLVGTFLCFVMVANTGDPLGELRSKPGISASAIADTEHKLGLDQSVIARYFSWLGHFLTGDWGISIAQGNAFTPVQPKVMAAFKVTLELVLTASVLALVFGVLVGVLAAVKQYSIWDYLATTLAFLMFSMPIFCVAIVLKGYAIRANGWVRDLGLSDVLGDPWLRTTSPESLSATGVGDALAKYVGAFLLPTLSIMAITFAAYSRFQRASMLEVLGADFVRTARAKGVSNSRVIWRHAFRNALIPVMTLFSVNFGATVTGAIITETVFNWHGMGTLLVEAVNKNDPQVLMGWLVVIAASVVIANLVADLLYGILDPRIRVG, from the coding sequence ATGAATCTCGTGCTCTACGTGTTCCGACGGCTGGCCATCTCCGTCCCGGTCCTGCTGGTGGGCACGTTCCTCTGCTTCGTGATGGTGGCCAACACCGGCGACCCGCTGGGCGAGCTGCGCAGCAAGCCGGGCATCAGCGCCTCGGCGATCGCCGACACCGAGCACAAGCTGGGCCTGGACCAGAGCGTCATCGCCCGCTACTTCAGCTGGCTCGGCCACTTCCTGACCGGCGACTGGGGCATCTCGATCGCGCAGGGCAACGCCTTCACCCCGGTCCAGCCGAAGGTGATGGCCGCGTTCAAGGTGACGCTGGAGCTGGTGCTGACCGCGTCGGTGCTGGCACTGGTCTTCGGCGTCCTGGTCGGTGTCCTGGCGGCGGTGAAGCAGTACTCGATCTGGGACTACCTGGCGACGACGCTGGCGTTCCTGATGTTCTCGATGCCGATCTTCTGCGTGGCGATCGTCCTCAAGGGTTACGCGATCCGCGCCAACGGCTGGGTCCGCGACCTGGGCCTGTCCGACGTCCTGGGTGACCCGTGGCTGCGCACGACGAGCCCGGAGAGCCTCTCGGCCACCGGAGTGGGTGACGCCCTCGCGAAGTACGTCGGCGCGTTCCTGCTGCCGACGCTGTCGATCATGGCGATCACGTTCGCCGCGTACAGCCGGTTCCAGCGCGCGTCGATGCTGGAGGTCCTCGGTGCCGACTTCGTGCGGACAGCGCGTGCCAAGGGCGTGTCGAACAGCCGCGTGATCTGGCGGCACGCGTTCCGCAACGCGCTGATCCCGGTGATGACGTTGTTTTCGGTCAACTTCGGCGCCACCGTGACGGGCGCGATCATCACCGAGACGGTGTTCAACTGGCACGGCATGGGCACCCTGCTGGTGGAGGCGGTGAACAAGAACGACCCCCAGGTCCTGATGGGCTGGCTGGTGGTGATCGCGGCGAGCGTGGTGATCGCGAACCTGGTCGCCGACCTCCTGTACGGCATCCTGGACCCCCGCATCCGCGTCGGCTGA
- a CDS encoding ABC transporter permease, translating into MNLVIYILRRLAISIPVLLVGTFLCFVMVAGTGDPLGELRQNPTISKEALAATAAKLGLDQGIVPRYFTWLGDFLSGNWGISIAQGNALAPVAPKVMAAFGVTLKLVVGAEILALLIGIIVGVLAAVKQYSIIDYIATTLAFLLFSMPIFCVAIVLKRYAIEINGWVRDLGLSDVLGNPWLRTTSPEQLRTDGIGDFITSTIGAYLLPTLSIMAISFAAYSRFQRASMLEVMGSDYVRTARAKGLGNGRVIFRHAFRNALIPVSTLFSVNFGSVLAGAIITETVFNWHGMGTLLVEAVTKNDTQVMMGWLVVIASSVIVANLIADLMYGILDPRIRVG; encoded by the coding sequence TTGAACCTGGTGATCTACATCCTTCGCCGTCTGGCGATATCGATTCCCGTCCTGCTGGTCGGGACTTTTCTGTGTTTCGTGATGGTCGCCGGCACCGGTGACCCGCTGGGCGAGCTGCGGCAGAACCCGACCATCAGCAAGGAAGCGCTGGCCGCCACGGCCGCCAAGCTCGGTCTCGACCAGGGCATCGTCCCCCGCTACTTCACGTGGCTCGGCGACTTCCTGAGCGGGAACTGGGGCATCTCCATCGCGCAGGGCAACGCCCTCGCGCCGGTCGCCCCCAAGGTCATGGCCGCCTTCGGCGTCACCCTCAAGCTGGTCGTCGGCGCCGAGATCCTCGCGCTGCTCATCGGCATCATCGTCGGCGTGCTGGCCGCGGTGAAGCAGTACTCGATCATCGACTACATCGCGACCACCCTCGCCTTCCTGCTCTTCTCGATGCCGATCTTCTGCGTCGCGATCGTGCTGAAGCGCTACGCGATCGAGATCAACGGCTGGGTGCGCGACCTCGGCCTGTCGGACGTCCTCGGCAACCCGTGGCTGCGCACGACCAGCCCGGAGCAGCTGCGGACCGACGGCATCGGCGACTTCATCACCAGCACCATCGGCGCGTACCTGCTGCCGACGCTGTCGATCATGGCGATCAGCTTCGCCGCGTACAGCCGGTTCCAGCGCGCCTCGATGCTCGAGGTGATGGGCTCGGACTACGTGCGCACCGCGCGCGCCAAGGGCCTCGGCAACGGCCGGGTCATCTTCCGGCACGCGTTCCGCAACGCGCTGATCCCGGTGTCGACGCTGTTCTCGGTCAACTTCGGCTCGGTGCTCGCCGGCGCGATCATCACCGAGACGGTCTTCAACTGGCACGGTATGGGCACATTGCTGGTGGAAGCCGTCACCAAGAACGACACTCAGGTGATGATGGGTTGGCTCGTGGTGATCGCCAGCAGTGTCATCGTCGCCAACCTGATCGCCGACCTGATGTACGGCATCCTGGACCCGAGGATTCGCGTTGGCTGA
- a CDS encoding helix-turn-helix domain-containing protein — MATGADSPEACREVLQILALIGDKWTILVIGQLRDRTLRFSELHRAVTGISQRMLTLTLRQLERDGLLVRTVYPSVPPRVEYTLTPLGTTLLDAATALSEWASTHRHEIHDNRHRYDTSRSPG, encoded by the coding sequence TTGGCGACAGGCGCCGACAGTCCCGAGGCGTGCCGGGAGGTGCTGCAGATCCTCGCCCTGATCGGCGACAAGTGGACGATCCTGGTCATCGGGCAGCTGCGCGACCGGACGCTGCGCTTCAGCGAACTGCACCGCGCGGTCACCGGCATCTCCCAGCGCATGCTCACCTTGACCCTGCGGCAGCTCGAACGCGACGGCCTGCTCGTCCGCACCGTGTACCCCAGCGTGCCCCCGCGCGTCGAGTACACCCTCACCCCGCTGGGCACCACCCTGCTGGACGCCGCCACGGCCCTCAGCGAATGGGCCAGCACGCACCGCCACGAGATCCACGACAACCGGCACCGCTACGACACCAGCCGCTCGCCCGGGTGA